One window from the genome of Cricetulus griseus strain 17A/GY chromosome 2, alternate assembly CriGri-PICRH-1.0, whole genome shotgun sequence encodes:
- the LOC100750549 gene encoding LOW QUALITY PROTEIN: UDP-glucuronosyltransferase 1-8-like isoform X2 (The sequence of the model RefSeq protein was modified relative to this genomic sequence to represent the inferred CDS: inserted 2 bases in 1 codon): protein MAPAGSPASLPLCVCLLLASGFAQAGRLLVVPMDGSHWFTMQMAVEKLSHRGHEVVVVVPXASWQLGKSLNLTVKTYSTSHTLEDLDREFKAFSDSRWRPWEETVYAMLHNTASKYLELIFSQCRSLFNDKKLVEYLKQSSFDAVFLDPFDVCGLTVAKYLSLPSVVFTRGVFCYFLDDGAQCPNPLSYVPRGFSKHTGTMTFKERVWNCLIYMMEHSICPFIYKTAVEIASEVLQTPVTMYDLFSQLSIWLLHTDFVLEFPRPVMPNMVLIGRINCHQGKPLSKVCYISFSPALDNKEEILY, encoded by the exons ATGGCTCCTGCAGGTTCTCCAGCCtcccttcctctgtgtgtgtgtctgctgctgGCCTCTGGCTTTGCCCAGGCAGGCAGGCTGCTGGTGGTCCCCATGGATGGGAGCCACTGGTTCACTATGCAGATGGCTGTGGAGAAACTCAGCCACAGAGGGCATgaagtggtggtagtggtgcc GGCGAGTTGGCAACTGGGAAAATCCCTGAATTTGACAGTGAAGACATACTCAACTTCTCACACTCTGGAGGATCTGGACAGAGAGTTCAAGGCTTTTAGTGATTCTCGGTGGAGACCTTGGGAAGAAACCGTCTATGCTATGTTACACAACACAGCCAGCAAGTATCTGGAATTAATATTTTCACAGTGTAGGAGTCTGTTTAATGACAAGAAGTTAGTGGAGTACTTGAAGCAGAGTTCTTTTGATGCTGTGTTTCTGGATCCTTTCGATGTGTGCGGCTTAACTGTTGCCAAGTACTTGTCACTCCCGTCCGTGGTCTTCACTAGAGgagtattttgttattttcttgatGATGGTGCTCAGTGCCCTAATCCTCTTTCTTATGTTCCCAGAGGTTTCTCAAAACACACAGGCACCATGACTTTCAAGGAGAGAGTCTGGAACTGTCTCATCTATATGATGGAGCATAGTATTTGCCCTTTTATTTACAAAACTGCTGTAGAAATTGCCTCTGAAGTTCTCCAGACTCCAGTGACTATGTATGACCTCTTCAGCCAACTGTCCATTTGGTTGTTACACACTGACTTTGTCTTGGAGTTCCCAAGACCTGTGATGCCCAACATGGTCTTGATTGGCAGGATCAACTGCCACCAGGGAAAGCCACTTTCCAAGGTGTGTTATATCTCATTTAGCCCGGCTTTGGacaacaaagaggaaattctTTACTGA